The DNA segment AGCAGAGATGCGAACACCAAAGCTGGATTTCAGCGTGGTGTTCGCTGGCTTCCAGTTTATAACATGCAACAGAGAGGCATTTTCCCCCAAATGTACAAATCCACATCACTGATGACACCGTGTCCTGCTACAGATTATTGTCAAAGCACAGACTACATATTGAGTTCATTTGGAAGGTGGAGCCCCATATACGCAAACCAACAAACAAGTTCGCAACAGGGTTTGTTGTGCAAGATCACGTTTGTAAAACACGAATGGAACAGATGTTCGAATTTAAAGCAGTGGAAACTGAGGCCACTTGAATGCCTAATACAAAGCAGGAGCTGAACAGTGCTGTGGCTTTAGGTCAGTGTTATTTCCTATTGATGAAGACCACTTGGATTCTATGGCTGAAGATGGTCTAGATATCTCCCGGATGCACTTTATTAGCCGTCAAAAGCTTGGACACACCCATTTCACATGATCATCAAGCGTttggtatataaaatataaataattatgttgATGCTCATGGATGAATCTTAAAAGAACTTAATATGAAAGAGTTTCCCCCAGCATTGCTTTTTCCCCCCTCGTTTGTTCAGCATTTAGAAAAGGCAGCACAGGTGGCTATCTAATGAAGCTGCTAAGCAAAGCTATTATAATGGCTACTttgaataaatagaaaaagttCTTTATATGGTTTGttcattgcttttattttttgttgcttttttcccATGTGAGGTAGCCAACGGTTTTGgtatatttactatttaatgtTAAAAGAATGCTTCTGGGACTGGGTGGGTCAAAACTTTTGACAGGTACTTTATATAAGCCTAATTAGTGTTTCCTTAGCGAACAAAATCAAGTTGCATCTATAAACCTGATCCAAGACCAGAACGCACTGGGGAACAGGTCCTTGGTATATCCTAAAGTATGTCCTACAGGAAGAATCAATCTTCCTCAATGGAAATCTGACAAAAGTCCTATAAACTATAttctaacaaaaacaaacctaAGCGAGTAACAAAATTCTACCTATTACTATAAACAAGCCCTTGCTGACACTGGTTCACATATACATGCAATTAGAAATTACAGATCACTACTTCAACACCAAACCTAATTTTTTCTACATGTTGTACCTAAACTATCCAAAAAGAATAATGTGATTCAACACTGGCTCATCCATTGCTTTTTGGAATGACAATGAAATATATGTAAACTCCAGtttaaggaaaagaaaattaaggCATTTTTGAGATGCAACCATTGGCACTTCTTAAGAAGTGTGTTGAGCATAAAGATCTTTCTCTAGTACAGACAGAAGAACACAAACACTGCTCAGTCAGCtacagaaaggaaagaaaaaacgcTTTTATTTGCCCGTAGGTACTTTGGAATGCCAGGCAGGCTGCTCCTCAAGTATCAGTGGCTGCTGAGATATTCCCAGAGGCCGATGCTCCATCCTGCCATAATACTGCACAGGCTGTTCTTACTGTTCACCAGCATGCTCACAGTGTCGTGTTGTCTCACAAAAATCCTAAACACACTCAAGATGTCCGACTTCCTGATGGCCTCTTCCCTCCGTGTTGTTTCGgtaggaaaaaggaaaaaccagATGAAATCTGTTGGCTCGGTTCTCAGGCTCTGATCCCTAAAagacagaatttaaaaaaagattattttaaagCGTATACACACGATGCATTTCGGGATGGTTTGCGAGTAAGCTCCACGTGTGTGCCTTACCAATAATTCTAACcttacactttatattttaaatacctACAACTACAAAGTACAATCTCACGGCCCTTAACCCCCATTAGGTGCTCAGGTGTGGGAATGGGGATAAAGTACATGGATGGTCCCAAATCCAGCTGTGAAAGGAGGATGGTGGGCTGGCAATTAAGCTAATAGGACCATGGCACAGGAGGAATAACACacaaccaaaacaaacaaaactattatccattatattgtatatgtatGGCTCAACTATGGGATACCAGACTAAGGATAAATAACttcaatgctgttttttttgtctacagCAAAGTTGTATACAGTCAATATTATGGAGAGTGAACTATGGTaagctttttttaattcattgtttTTAATGTCTAATCCCGATTAAGCCAACTTTCTTTTatagaatatttttttccacatatgtTGACatgaatactttttaaaaagtgcCATTTACATGTagccacccaaaaaaaaaaaaaaaaacaggatggttTACCTACTATCCCCAATGCTGCATTTTCACTTTATAGATCACTGTTACTTTAAGGACACATTGATActgactgactttttttttttaaggtgtaCCTTTCTCACAGGAACTGGCTTGCTTCTCCTGTTTCTCAAAGTTGAGGCGGTTCTGCTCGGCGGCTGTGCCGTTGGACTCGGGACTGTTGCTTCGCACTGGACTGCCGTCCTCGCTCTGGTACGCCAGGTCCAGGTGCTGCTGCGCTAACTTCAGGTGTCGCCGCAGGCGGTCCAGCTCTCGTGAGGACGCCTCGTCACCCAGAGCCTCGTGGCCCAAGTCACCGAGGTTGTATTCCCCTCTTGTACCGACCTTGCCAGAATCCTTCTTCAGGGCTGTGTGGTAGCCAGGGGGTGCTGATGGAATGCGAGTTGAGCAGACCAGCGTCCTCTGGTTGGATATGGATAGTCGATGATTATGTTGGCGTCGTGCGCGCCTTTGGAATGCGTCGCGGATGCCACTGAATCCCAGGTGCAAAATCTCCAGCACAGTGAGTAGAAGACAGAGGGCACTGACAGCATACATGATGAGCAGGAAGATGGTCTTTTCTGTGGGACGTGACACAAAGCAATCCACGGTGTGTGGGCATGGGCTACGTGTGCACACGTATGACGGCGCCACCTCGAACCCGTACAGCACATACTGGCCGAACAGGAACGACACCTCAAAAGCCACACGTGACAGAAGCTGAATCACGTACACCTTCATCAGGCCGTCACGCTTGATCCGTCTCCTTCCGTCGTGCTTCTTCTTGGCaactttctccttttctttctccttttctacTTCAATCACCTCAGAGATCATGGGATCCTCCTCACCATTGTCCTCAGCCTCCTCGTAGTCACGGTTGGGGCCGCGATTAACCAGAGGCATGCGCTTGCGCGGACCCCGTAACCCGTAATCATCATCCTCCATGCGTGCAATCTTGTGCATGGCAAAGCCAAGATACATGATGGTGGGGGTGGTGATCATGATGATCTGGAAAACCCAAAACCTTACGTGCGAGAGCGGTGCAAATGCGTCGTAGCACACGTTCTCACAACCAGGTTGATGCGTATTGCATACAAACTTACTCTGTTCATCATAGTATATTGACTCGCCACCCACTACAGTCAGTACAATCCGGAACACAATGAGCAGCGTAAGCCATAGCTTGCCCACAAAAGTCGAGTGGTTGGAGATCTCCTCCAGAAGACGTGTCAGAAACTCCAACTCATGATGCCGCTGCTATAGTACGCTGGTCagtactgttaaaaaaaaaaaaatacagaaaaaacaaaaacaaattaaggCACATTCATTGCGGTGGAAAGACAAACCTGATGCctgatttttcattttcttttcaaaaccAGTTTTCAGGGACACTAAACAGTTTACATGACAATAAAATTCATCACTATATTAAATTACATAACCGTGACTTACAAAACTGCTCCATCAATACACATTCTGATGCTGGTTCATTAAGAAAAAGTTGAAAAcattgcaaaaataaatctaaatcaaTCAGCagctaaacaaacagaaattgACAATCAGCACTATTAGTGAGTTAATATTTCAGAACCAAAACTTGCCAAAGGATGAAATCAAATGATAGACAATAAAAGTCCACTAGATGGAGCCACCACAATACTGTGAAAAGGGATGCAATAAGATGATAGCAgactgaccttttttttttaactgaaaataatttcatatttaGTTTTCATATAATTAAAAGGTTTTACCCAGCATTAATTGTTTgaatgtaaaacataaaaaaaacacagtaaaccCATAGTGTGAATTAGCCCTTTTAGTGTCTTTTGAACAGTGTGAATTACCTACTTAATAAACCAAGTCCAAAATAGCCAGTCTGAAACTGCGAATACATCAGCAGCATCAAAGAGAGAAATTGGTAAACAAATCTATGTGAAAGGCAAATTCCCCCAGCTGTTTCCCAGCTCAAACAAAAAGCTTTCAAAAGGTGAACCATTTTAAGATTAGAACACAGGGGTCAGGAGCCAAGATGTGCCCGACATTCAGAACGACCTAGACGACTGAAAACCTTAGCAAACATTGACTGGGGCTGTTTGAACTGCTTGTGTAACTAACACCAGACATCAAGTCCACCCTCTCCACCCACCACAAACACAGCTATACTTAAGCCTTTTTTTTCAGCAAATACCCTTCAGCTGTATTCCTTCACTTGCAAGCTTTCAACTCGTGCCAGGCTTTAGAATACTCTAGAAGTCGGAATGTCTTCATCTCCCAAGGCATGTAAAAGCATGTCAGAATAATCCGTGGATGTCGGACAGACTGCGTGGCTTAACTTACAACAATGCAGGCCAATTACTctcctgggcaaaaaaaaaaaaaaatgccttaaaGGTTGTTTAGCACACAGTAAAATACAGGTAAAGGTGTGAGTCCGTGTGTACATGTGGAACTCGgggtgtttattttaaatacctGAATGCAAAGTCAATAACTGCAGGCAGTGTGCTGGCAATTAGAGAACTACTACTTGCACAGCATGCATCATGGAAAGTTTTATGAGAAGTAGTCCACATAGTGTTCTCCGTAACACTACACATGcccaacaccatcaccactaccacACACAGGCAGCAAATTACAACAATTTGTAGGCTGAACTAGATGGTAGAGCCAGAGAGCATCTATTTGGCAGTAACTGCACAATGAGCCGGTTGTAACATGTGAAAACCAACAGCTGGTGCCACGTTATTCCACATTTCTGTTGAGGGCAGAACCAGTTTCTTCTTCTATTCTCCAGTGTTACACCCTACTCACGAGGACACAATATTTCCTGGCATGGAACAGGAGACAGGCGTTAAACATAAGGAACCATCGTTCTGATACCATTCATCTCCTTTGTTTGTCAAAATCCTCCactgctgtttttgtgttttacagAGGTGTGGCGATCGAGAGCTTCCCCGGCTGAAACGGTAGATCTTCAGGAGGCCCAAAAGTACGTCGTTTAGGAGCTAAGTGAAAAAGCGAAGCAACTCGCCAGCAGCCAAAACGCAAGCTAAAAAGATTTTTACCATCGCTCTCAATCATGTAACTGATATGCACAAAGCTGAATTCAAGGCCTTTTCTTTAAAACCCAAATTCCCCAGATTCCTCAAGGGAATGAACACAGCGCTGTTTCAAATATCCACAATTCCAACATTCCACACAGGAGTCCTGCAGAACCCAAGCAGGACAGCCATTACAGTCCGTGAGCACCGTAGGAACAGGACAGCATTGTGAGACACATCTGGGAGAGTGGTTAAGTTTCAAGTCCAAAGTTTTCACATGCAAAAATGGCCTGCTTTGACGACAAgggtttctctttttttcttcttaaagtAAAGCATTaagaatatacacacactaaatgtTGACCACTGCCCttgctgtagcatgaaaaatGTTGTACACTGTTATatgatcaaaataaatattaaccaAGTCAAggtgaagtccaaggaatttgTGTCCTAAACGACTCTTTAGGATTGAACTCTTCGAGGACCAGGTTCCACAATTTGGATGTGTTTCACCAAAACCACAGCATCGAAGTATCGAAAGCAAAATGCCGGTTTAACCGCCGAGTCCTGGTGGATCACAAGATCACGTCTTGACACTCTTTCACAAGCCTATAAAAACCGGTTTTATTAGCAAAAAAACAGGATTTATAAGACATAATTGGTCTACGAAAGACCACACATACCACAATCCGGTTTTAATTGCTTCTGTATAAACAAACCACAATGACTGACACTTGGGGTTCTTCAACCCAAGCATGagtgacaaaacaaacaaaaacaaacaaaaacaattaaaaaaatggcacaaatgaaatatttaattcaatattcACTCAAAATATTTGGAAATGCCTCCATGGGTCCTCAATATAAGATCTCACCCAGAAAAGCCTGGAAGTTTCTGGAAAACTAAGGAGCATGAAGATCATTATTTTACAAAGAGGTAAAGCACAAGAAGCTCAAACACAAGGACGAGATGAAGCAAGTTCAGTTTACTGATGCACTTCCATGTTTCGTTTGTTAAACGTGTTAAGAACCGCGTCTCTTAAGGCTTCTTGAGACGatagaaagaaaatgaacacaGAAATAAGAACCGAATCGTAAAAACTCCGTTTCTTCCGTTAGAGACAAAATCAATGTGGCGTGCAACGTGTCGCCTGAGCTCCCACTTCATCCACATCCTCACGCCTCAATACCCAAACATTTAATACTAAACTTCCCCCACATATTTAACATATCCGATTTAGATAAATCGGGTTCATTCAGTTCACACGGTATTAAATCGATACAATTTGAAAGCGATTTGGAGAAAAGTCCAAACGTCCTGAACGCCGAGTTCACTATTGTTCTTTCTTAAGAATGAACGCGCGTCTCCGTGGTTGGCGCAAAATCTCACCTCCAAACCACCTACATTTATCAGCACATccttccattatttattattcttttttacttaCACACATCTTCTAgatctgggaaaaaaaacaaccccccGACGTTTTTACGCATCGTACTGATTGCTGATTTGGACTCGTTCAACGCCACTACGACTCAAAGCTAAGCTAGCAACCCGACTCCATTCAGTATGACTGTAAAGACATCGTACCGTCACAAAAACACTTCCACTCGCTTTTccgttgtgtttttttgttcgcCTAATGTGTGAAGGATTACCACATTTTCCCCTCCAACTTCTAACCGAATGGCCCAGTCCTCGTTAAACCGCTCAGATTAGGTCCATGTGCTGTTCCTCCCCGCTCCGACGGGGCTCTAAATAAACGCGGACAAAAGAGGAGCCCCAAATtgcttttcctcctccttcctcctccctcctccctctttTCTCTATCTTCCCCGATCCTGCCAATCCCTTCATCCTCTGGGGTCCCAAAAAATCTAAAACCCTCACCTGTTCTTCTTCACTTTCCACCTATTGGGTTTTATTTCCTTCAGGTTATAAACTCAGGCAAAGGGATTTGCGTTTCTTTGTCAACAGAGTGATGTAGTGTCggtgctttatatatatattctactaCTATACTGTGACGtcatatatatagacacacgaTGACgtcacacgtatatatataaatataaacatcatataaacatttttatgaacgTATAAGCAGCTGACCCATTGTAAACACCCACCCTCCTTAGTTACTGTTGCTATGTACAACAGAGACAATTGcttatacattttatgaaaaCTGGATTTCCCTTAAACCATGCAGTATATGAACTGTCATCAACTTGCCGCGCGGACATCATAATGTCCTCCACAATTTCACCGACTATCtccattgttcaaaacattccACAAAATCGTCTATTACTGGCGTTTTCGACTGTGAGTGACGTCACTGTTCAATAAAAACAGACGTAATAATAAAGTCCCACCCCTGATACTTGATTAACAGCTTTCAGTGCAAGGATTAGAAAATTCTAATGCAAAATGAATTGCGATTCCATTTGAGTTTTGGCAGGCTACACACTCGACAAACGTATGTaatattgctatttaaatatgaCATGGTCATAACTCGAAAGACATGGAAATGGACCTAGCgttttcatttgaaatttgGCAATTCCTTTTGCATATTGTCCGGAATATCCTTCCATAGTAAATCAATGTCCTTCATTGATGACAGTgtcaatttacatttatggcatttcatagacacccttatccttcttctttcagctgctccctttaggggtctcCATCATCCATCTcaatactactctgtcctctacatctgcctctttcacaccaactacctgcatgtcttccctcaccacatccataaacctcctctttggcttTCCGCTTTTCCTCGCTCCTGGcaactccatcctcagcattctcctaccgataaccccgtgtccctcctctgcacatgtccaaaccatctcaatctcgcctctctcactttgtccccctTATTCATAGTGATGTGCAATAATGCCTTAAAGTCTCCATCAATAAAGATACACTTATACTGCTTTACTATGTCACCAAATAAAACTAAGAAGactaaaaaaatcatttgcgaggtaatatagtaataaaacaacaaagacGAAACAAGTGCTTATTTATGTACTTTAGGAAGACTGCCATTTAGTGGACATCAAAGGGTTCATTTCAGAACCTAgttgccagaacagagaagagtcctGATGTATGCCCTTCTCGTAAAATGAGAGGTGGTATCTCACATGACCATGTGTCAGTGTTGTGTGGTAGAGAGGGGCTGATGAACTTTCTATCACAACAAATCAGTTATAATCAATCATTTTTGTAATGGTTttaaatataatctatataattATAGTTGGTCCTGATGAAACTGTACATTTGCAGAATTttgcagacacctttatccagagtgatttacatttatttaactgagcagttaaggaaTTAAAGACTGCCAGCTTTGCTGTGCTGGTATGTGAATTACTGACCTTCTGACCAATAAGGCAAAGAGCTACTATTTCCCATTCAATTTTACTGGCTTCCCTACATTGATAAACAGACTGTGAAGAGCATATGTTTTGGAGGTGAAATGGGTCCTAAATCTCAAAGATCTGCAATACTTTGGCTAAATGCTTTGGCCCAGAGCttaagattaataaaaaattcagcTGCGCTGTCGGACAATAGGCTGCTGTTACAACACACTAGTTGCACGTGCACACTATTTGCAAATGTTTCTAACAACTTCCCTTCTTCCTGTAGAAAAGCATGTTCGGAAGTCATTGATATTTGAGATCCTTCCTCAGTAGCACTTTTTCAGAGAATGTAGTGACTGGGGGAGGggtttccttctctttttttcaggtTCCAGGGTTATTTTTCAGTGTCGTGCAATTTCATGAGGGTATTGCAtcatgaaaaacatttattgtacTGTAAATTGTGCATATCTTTTCTTAGATCTGGATTAAATGCATCAGAGGTAAATCAGTGAATATTTATACACATGATGTTTGTATGATGGTCTTTTAGCAGCTCATTTACACTGAAACAACTGATGATAATTTGCACTTAAATAGAAAACGTGTGAACGTGTGGCCTTAGTGGTAGTGGTGTTTTaggtacagaaaaaaaagcttttttttaaaaaaaaaaacagctcttcCTCTAATCCTTACCCTCTAAAAGCATGATAATTGGTGCACTAATTATCCAGTTCAGACAGATATTGACACATCATTATATCAGGCCTGGCTttacattatacagtacaaagtTAAGGAAAAATACCctaatattatatatcattGGTAGAGCTTCATTAAATGTACTCAATCTGTTACCTGGGGCAGTTTGGAAAAGTTCAGAGCATATCATTAACAATACTCATAGATTCGAGCAGTGTCTTTATGAATAGCTAGTTTAGTATGTCTTTATGGATGGATAGGCgaaaataaagcaaatgctAAAGCTGCTCATCTGTTGCTTTTTGTTATTACAGTGAAGGTATTTGAGATTGGGCAGGAAATTTAACTCACAACAAAGACAGGTACACATTTTCATTAAGCCAACTTCATTTTTATGACTGAACATGATTATACTGTATTCTGATTATATATCACAGTGAAATGAGTCTATGATTTAAGTCATACAATATTCTTCTATTTCTTCCTATACTTATATTATAAGGATAAAAGGTAAGGAAAAGTGCATGTCATGCTGACAAATAACTAGAACTCCGGGGGAGGAGATTTTCCTCCAACACAATAGTGTTGACACATTCTTGAGTCAATCTCCTTGTCAACCCCTTTACAACAAGTCT comes from the Silurus meridionalis isolate SWU-2019-XX chromosome 3, ASM1480568v1, whole genome shotgun sequence genome and includes:
- the gjc4b gene encoding gap junction gamma-1 protein, translating into MYNQPNGKRGFTGGVALQPQRHHELEFLTRLLEEISNHSTFVGKLWLTLLIVFRIVLTVVGGESIYYDEQSKFVCNTHQPGCENVCYDAFAPLSHVRFWVFQIIMITTPTIMYLGFAMHKIARMEDDDYGLRGPRKRMPLVNRGPNRDYEEAEDNGEEDPMISEVIEVEKEKEKEKVAKKKHDGRRRIKRDGLMKVYVIQLLSRVAFEVSFLFGQYVLYGFEVAPSYVCTRSPCPHTVDCFVSRPTEKTIFLLIMYAVSALCLLLTVLEILHLGFSGIRDAFQRRARRQHNHRLSISNQRTLVCSTRIPSAPPGYHTALKKDSGKVGTRGEYNLGDLGHEALGDEASSRELDRLRRHLKLAQQHLDLAYQSEDGSPVRSNSPESNGTAAEQNRLNFEKQEKQASSCEKGIRA